The Arthrobacter sp. OAP107 DNA segment CCGGCCTGCCGGAAGGCCCCATTGCCCGCAGCGCCTTCACCCGGGTTGGCGGCTACGCCGCAGGGAAGCGGTTCCTGGCGTCGGGACACCGGCCCACCGCCGTCTTCGCCAGCTCCGACATGCAGGCCATCGGCATCCTCCGCGCGTTCCACGAGGCCGGCCTGTCCGTCCCTGAGGACATTGCGCTGGTCTCCTTCGACGGGTCGGAGGACGCCGAGTACGCCTGGCCGATGCTGACCACCGTGGAGCAGCCTGTGCGGGACATGGCGGAGGCCGCCGTCCGGGCGCTCGTCGGTGCGGACCGCGGCGAGCCGGCCCGGCACCGCGTCTTCCCGACGAAGCTCCTGGTCAGGCAGTCCTGTGGCTGCCCGTAGGGGCGCCAAAAGCTAAACGAGCCGAAGCCGGCCCACCCGGTCGCGGAGGATCCGCTGGGCGTCGGGGGACAACCCGGAATCGCAGATCACCTCGTCGGCTTCCTCCAGTTTGGCGATGGTGCTGATGCCCTGGGTGCCCCACTTGGTGTGGTCCGCCAGGACCACCACCTTCCGCGAAGCCGCGATGAACGCGCGGTTGGTTTCGGCCTCCAGCAGGTTCGGCGTCGTGTAGCCGGCGTCAGCATCCATGCCGTGCACGCCGAGGAACAGCAGGTCCAGGTGCAGCTGGCTGAGCGCCGCCGTCGCGATCGGCCCCACCAGGGCGTCCGACGGCGTGCGCTCGCCGCCGATGAGAATCACCGTTGAGACGTGGCGTCCGGAGCCCGACGCGGAGGCATGGTGGAAGAGATCGGCGATCTTCACCGAGTTGGTCACCGCGGTGATCCGGGGGCCGTTGGCGAGTTCCTTGGCCAGCGCCCAGGTGGTGGTGCCCGCGCTGAGGGCCACCGCCATGCCCTCGTGGACCAGGGAGGCGGCCTCCAGCGCGATGGCGCGTTTCTGCGCGGTGAGCTGGGTCGACTTCAGCTCGAACCCGGGCTCATGCGTGCTGGCATCCCCGGGCAGCTTGGCGCCGCCGTGGATCCGCTCCACCTGGCCGCTTTCCTCCAGCATCTCGATGTCGCGGCGGACCGTCATCAGGGAGACGCCCAGCTGCTGCGCGAGGTCCGACACGCGGACCACGCGCTCGCGCCGGACGGCGTCCACTATGGACTGGTGGCGGGCCGCGGGAAGCATCGGGATCCTTTCGCTGGATGAAACCTCGTACTGCCCATCATCGCCTAGCCCTTGCTGGAACCAAGAGTCAGGCCCGCAACAAACTGCCGCTGCAGGAGCAGGTAGACAATGAGGGTGGGGATGACGGTGATGACCGCGCCGGCCGCCAGCAGGTTGTAGTTGTTCAGGAACTCGCCCTGAAGGTTGTTGATCGCGGTGGTGACGGGCAGCCGGTCGCCGCTCTGGATGAACA contains these protein-coding regions:
- a CDS encoding DeoR/GlpR family DNA-binding transcription regulator; this encodes MLPAARHQSIVDAVRRERVVRVSDLAQQLGVSLMTVRRDIEMLEESGQVERIHGGAKLPGDASTHEPGFELKSTQLTAQKRAIALEAASLVHEGMAVALSAGTTTWALAKELANGPRITAVTNSVKIADLFHHASASGSGRHVSTVILIGGERTPSDALVGPIATAALSQLHLDLLFLGVHGMDADAGYTTPNLLEAETNRAFIAASRKVVVLADHTKWGTQGISTIAKLEEADEVICDSGLSPDAQRILRDRVGRLRLV